In the Solibacillus sp. FSL K6-1523 genome, one interval contains:
- the pyk gene encoding pyruvate kinase, with the protein MRKTKIVCTIGPASESPEMLEKLITAGMNVARLNFSHGGHEDHAVRIAAIRDASERMKKPVGILLDTKGPEIRTHTMENDEVHLVSGQVIDISMTEVIGNESCFSVTYDRLIEDVEQNDRILLDDGLIELRVLAKDTEQGRIHTIVENAGVLKNKKGVNVPGVSVKLPGITDKDASDILFGIEQGVDFIAASFVRTAKDVLEIRELLEQNEGSHIQIIPKIENQEGVDNIDAIIEVSDGLMVARGDLGVEIPAEEVPLVQKNLIKKCNQVGKPVITATQMLDSMQRFPRPTRAEASDVANAIIDGTDAIMLSGETAAGLYPVESVATMNKIAERTEDSLDYRAIVSQRSRERQANMTEAISQAVAFTSINLGVKAVLAPTESGNTARMIAKYRPGVSVIAVTSQPTTAQKLTLVWGVKPIVTSRVSTTDEILELSVDEALKHEFVNHGDVVVITAGVPVGEAGTTNLMKVHVIGDLLARGQGIGKASVVAKAVVAKNAGEALAYDTEGVIIVTVGSDREMMPAIENCVGIITEAGGLTSHAAVVGLSLGIPVIVGVKEATTLIRHGQEITMDAETGVIYKGHASVL; encoded by the coding sequence ATGAGAAAAACTAAAATTGTATGTACGATTGGACCAGCAAGTGAATCACCAGAAATGTTAGAAAAATTAATTACAGCAGGTATGAATGTTGCGCGATTAAATTTTTCACACGGGGGTCATGAAGACCATGCTGTTCGAATTGCGGCGATTCGCGATGCGTCGGAGCGTATGAAGAAGCCTGTCGGAATTTTATTAGATACGAAAGGACCAGAAATTCGTACGCATACGATGGAAAATGACGAGGTTCATTTAGTATCGGGACAAGTAATTGATATTTCAATGACTGAAGTAATCGGAAATGAATCTTGTTTTTCTGTAACTTATGATCGTCTTATTGAAGATGTAGAGCAAAATGACCGAATTTTATTAGATGACGGCTTAATCGAACTACGTGTTTTAGCAAAGGATACAGAACAAGGTCGAATCCATACAATTGTAGAAAATGCGGGCGTTTTAAAAAATAAAAAAGGTGTAAATGTACCAGGTGTTTCAGTGAAATTACCGGGAATTACTGACAAAGATGCATCAGACATTTTATTTGGTATTGAGCAAGGTGTAGACTTTATTGCAGCATCATTCGTTCGAACAGCTAAGGATGTTTTAGAAATCCGTGAATTGTTGGAACAAAATGAAGGAAGCCATATTCAAATTATTCCTAAAATCGAAAACCAAGAAGGCGTTGATAATATTGACGCAATTATCGAAGTTTCAGATGGCTTAATGGTTGCGCGTGGGGATTTAGGTGTAGAAATTCCTGCTGAGGAAGTACCGTTAGTACAAAAAAACCTAATCAAAAAATGTAATCAAGTAGGGAAACCTGTTATTACAGCAACACAAATGTTAGATTCTATGCAACGTTTCCCACGTCCAACACGCGCAGAAGCTTCAGACGTGGCCAATGCAATTATCGATGGTACAGATGCGATCATGCTTTCAGGTGAGACGGCAGCTGGATTATACCCAGTGGAATCAGTAGCAACGATGAATAAAATTGCAGAACGCACGGAAGACTCTTTAGATTACCGCGCAATCGTTTCACAACGTAGCCGTGAAAGACAAGCAAATATGACAGAAGCCATTTCTCAGGCGGTAGCTTTCACTTCAATTAACCTAGGTGTAAAAGCAGTATTAGCGCCAACTGAAAGCGGAAATACGGCACGCATGATTGCCAAATATCGCCCAGGGGTTTCAGTTATTGCCGTTACAAGTCAGCCAACAACTGCTCAAAAATTAACATTAGTTTGGGGCGTTAAACCAATCGTTACTTCTCGCGTATCAACAACGGATGAAATTTTAGAGCTATCTGTTGACGAAGCGTTAAAGCATGAGTTTGTCAATCATGGTGATGTTGTAGTTATTACAGCAGGCGTACCAGTTGGTGAAGCAGGTACAACAAACTTAATGAAAGTTCACGTAATCGGGGACTTATTAGCGCGCGGGCAAGGAATTGGTAAAGCATCCGTTGTCGCAAAAGCAGTTGTAGCGAAAAATGCAGGAGAAGCATTAGCGTACGATACAGAGGGTGTTATTATCGTAACGGTTGGTTCGGACCGTGAAATGATGCCTGCCATCGAAAACTGTGTAGGAATTATTACAGAAGCAGGTGGGTTAACGAGCCATGCAGCAGTAGTCGGCCTGAGCTTAGGAATCCCAGTAATTGTTGGTGTAAAAGAAGCAACAACATTAATCCGTCATGGTCAAGAGATTACAATGGATGCCGAAACAGGTGTCATCTATAAAGGTCATGCAAGCGTATTATAA
- the pfkA gene encoding 6-phosphofructokinase has product MKKIAVLTSGGDAPGMNAAIRAVVRKARYHGVEVVGVYHGYEGLYNENYKPLDIGSVGDIIQRGGTILYSARFPEFKEGDYQEKAIERMKKAGIEGLVVIGGDGSYRGAMQLTEKGFPCVGIPGTIDNDVPGTEYTIGFDTALNTVVDSIDKIRDTATSHENTFVIEVMGRDAGDIALWAGLAGGAESILIPEENFEIEDVVTRLERGASRGKRHSIIIVAEGVMKGHKLAKQLEGRTGVKIRTSVLGHIQRGGSPSARDRVLAGLFGARAVELLIEGKGGRAVGIKSHDVIDYDFKEAFEQKHQADLSLYTLSKELSI; this is encoded by the coding sequence ATGAAGAAGATAGCAGTTTTAACGAGTGGGGGAGACGCTCCAGGGATGAATGCTGCCATCCGTGCTGTAGTTCGTAAAGCACGATATCATGGCGTAGAAGTCGTTGGAGTTTATCATGGCTATGAAGGGCTCTATAATGAAAATTATAAACCTCTAGATATAGGCTCAGTTGGAGACATTATTCAGCGTGGTGGTACAATCTTATATTCTGCTCGTTTCCCAGAGTTTAAAGAGGGAGATTATCAGGAAAAAGCAATTGAACGCATGAAAAAAGCAGGCATTGAAGGATTAGTCGTTATCGGTGGTGACGGCTCTTACCGTGGTGCGATGCAATTAACCGAAAAAGGTTTTCCGTGTGTTGGAATTCCGGGGACGATTGATAATGACGTTCCTGGGACAGAATATACAATAGGTTTTGATACAGCATTAAATACAGTGGTAGATTCAATCGATAAAATTCGTGATACAGCAACAAGTCATGAAAATACATTTGTCATTGAAGTGATGGGTCGTGATGCGGGAGATATCGCATTATGGGCAGGACTCGCAGGGGGAGCAGAATCGATTTTAATCCCTGAAGAAAATTTTGAAATTGAAGATGTCGTGACGCGTTTAGAGCGTGGGGCTTCACGAGGAAAGCGTCATAGTATTATTATCGTTGCTGAAGGTGTGATGAAAGGCCATAAGCTCGCAAAACAATTAGAAGGACGTACTGGGGTAAAAATTCGAACTTCTGTATTAGGACATATTCAACGTGGTGGTTCACCATCCGCACGTGACCGAGTTTTAGCCGGTTTATTCGGAGCGCGTGCAGTAGAACTTCTAATAGAAGGTAAAGGCGGACGTGCTGTCGGTATTAAAAGTCATGATGTAATTGATTATGATTTTAAAGAAGCATTTGAGCAAAAGCATCAAGCAGATTTAAGTTTATACACATTATCAAAAGAACTATCAATTTAA
- a CDS encoding acetyl-CoA carboxylase carboxyltransferase subunit alpha, translating into MSKLMAFEEPVVKLREKIDELKTIAVEADVDMSGEIEKLETRLSQLEQSLYANMEPWNRVQVARHPQRPTTLDYIERIFEDFIELHGDRSFKDDEAIVGGIASFNGQPITIIGHQRGKTTKENIRRNFGMPHPEGYRKALRLMQQAEKFKRPIICFIDTKGAYPGKAAEERGQSEAIARNLFEMAGFKVPIISIVIGEGGSGGALALGVANKIFMLENSTYSVISPEGAASILWKDASYAKQAAEAMKVTAPDLKRLGVIDGIIPEVAGGAHKNIDQQASAMKECIEDTLAHLNQLSVEQLIEERYVKYKNIGQYTE; encoded by the coding sequence ATGTCTAAATTAATGGCGTTTGAAGAACCCGTTGTAAAGCTACGTGAAAAAATTGATGAGTTAAAGACCATCGCAGTAGAAGCAGATGTCGACATGAGCGGTGAGATTGAAAAGCTAGAAACGCGCTTGTCACAATTAGAGCAAAGTCTGTATGCCAATATGGAACCATGGAATCGCGTTCAAGTCGCTCGTCATCCGCAGCGACCAACAACGCTTGATTATATTGAACGAATTTTTGAGGATTTTATTGAATTACATGGCGATCGTAGTTTTAAGGATGACGAGGCAATTGTTGGTGGAATCGCGTCATTTAATGGACAACCGATTACGATTATTGGACATCAGCGAGGAAAAACAACGAAGGAAAATATTCGTCGTAATTTCGGCATGCCCCATCCTGAAGGGTATCGAAAAGCACTACGATTAATGCAGCAAGCTGAAAAGTTTAAGCGCCCAATTATTTGCTTTATCGATACGAAAGGCGCTTACCCAGGAAAAGCTGCAGAAGAGCGTGGTCAAAGTGAAGCGATTGCGCGTAATTTATTTGAAATGGCAGGCTTTAAAGTACCGATTATTAGTATTGTCATTGGTGAAGGTGGAAGTGGCGGCGCATTAGCACTTGGGGTAGCAAATAAAATTTTTATGCTTGAAAATTCAACGTATTCAGTCATTTCACCTGAAGGAGCGGCATCGATTTTATGGAAAGATGCAAGCTATGCAAAACAAGCTGCGGAAGCAATGAAAGTTACTGCTCCTGATTTAAAACGATTGGGTGTAATCGATGGCATCATCCCTGAAGTTGCAGGAGGCGCACATAAAAATATTGATCAACAAGCAAGCGCGATGAAGGAATGCATCGAAGACACGTTAGCTCATTTAAATCAACTATCCGTAGAGCAATTAATTGAAGAACGTTATGTTAAATATAAAAATATTGGACAGTATACCGAATAG